The Quercus robur chromosome 7, dhQueRobu3.1, whole genome shotgun sequence genome has a segment encoding these proteins:
- the LOC126691817 gene encoding fasciclin-like arabinogalactan protein 11, translated as MKQVQFPFLLFLIFFLHCTKTSAQSPPPSGPTNITGILEKAGQYTTFIRLLKSTQEADQINSQANNSNQGLTIFAPTDSAFSSLKSGSLNSLADQQKVQLVQFHILPSLYSISQFQTVSNPLRTQAGDSSNGQFPLNVTTSGNQVNITTGVVDATVANTVYSDSQLAVYQVDKVLLPLQLFKKAVSPAPAPAEKPKKRVSGSDAPTKSTGDASVDSSDAMRSNHPAITVISFGVAVSAAFYSLLL; from the coding sequence ATGAAGCAAGTTCAATTcccatttcttcttttcttgatctTCTTCCTCCATTGCACCAAAACTTCTGCTCAGTCTCCACCACCATCAGGCCCTACAAACATCACAGGAATCCTTGAGAAAGCTGGCCAGTACACCACTTTCATTAGGCTACTAAAAAGCACACAAGAGGCTGACCAAATCAACTCACAAGCTAACAACTCCAACCAAGGCCTTACCATCTTTGCACCAACAGACAGTGCTTTCTCAAGTCTCAAATCAGGCTCACTGAACTCTCTCGCTGATCAGCAAAAAGTCCAGCTAGTGCAATTCCATATCCTCCCTTCTCTCTATTCTATATCACAGTTCCAAACTGTGAGCAACCCTTTGCGTACACAAGCTGGTGATAGTTCCAATGGCCAGTTCCCACTAAATGTAACCACATCAGGAAACCAAGTGAACATAACAACTGGGGTTGTCGATGCAACAGTGGCTAATACTGTATATTCAGATAGCCAGCTTGCTGTTTATCAGGTGGACAAAGTGCTCCTTCCATTGCAGCTTTTTAAAAAAGCTGTATCACCAGCTCCAGCGCCAGCGGAGAAGCCTAAGAAGAGAGTTTCGGGTTCAGATGCTCCTACAAAGTCTACTGGTGATGCCTCTGTTGATAGTTCTGATGCAATGCGTTCAAACCACCCAGCAATCACAGTGATATCCTTTGGAGTTGCAGTTAGTGCCGCATTTTATTCTTtgttgttataa